In Phragmites australis chromosome 16, lpPhrAust1.1, whole genome shotgun sequence, one DNA window encodes the following:
- the LOC133895711 gene encoding uncharacterized protein LOC133895711, with product MSCFGATYSSSGMRGRRRPWRWWRTKCACIAATVGSRIRRSIKALDGRRRSAPLSSSWSVHRGWCHHRQHRGVAPVYVDELYNHHQPAKALNLNVVVQEEPTTSGSKLVAAGASGKQARTGAASAAASGVGAMRSVLMRSPGRGGGVLAVVKGMGEVDLRAELFIRRFKEDMRLQSQRSAEEFQAMLARGL from the coding sequence ATGTCTTGCTTCGGCGCCACCTACTCGTCGTCGGGGATGAGGGGCAGGAGGAGGCCGTGGCGGTGGTGGCGCACCAAGTGCGCCTGCATCGCCGCCACCGTCGGCTCCAGGATCCGCCGTTCCATCAAGGCGCTCGACGGCCGCCGCCGGAGCGCGCCGCTGTCGTCGTCGTGGTCCGTGCACCGCGGGTGGTGCCACCACCGCCAGCACCGGGGCGTCGCGCCGGTCTACGTCGACGAGCTCTACAACCACCACCAGCCAGCCAAGGCCCTCAACCTCAACGTCGTCGTGCAGGAGGAGCCGACCACCAGCGGCAGCAAACTGGTCGCCGCCGGTGCCAGCGGCAAGCAGGCACGCACAGGGGCTGCTTCTGCAGCAGCTTCAGGTGTTGGTGCGATGAGGAGCGTGCTGATGAGGAGCCCGGGCAGAGGGGGAGGTGTGCTTGCGGTGGTGAAGGGGATGGGGGAGGTGGACCTGAGAGCGGAGCTCTTCATCAGGAGGTTCAAGGAGGACATGCGGCTGCAGAGCCAGAGGTCGGCAGAGGAGTTCCAGGCCATGCTGGCAAGAGGCCTGTGA
- the LOC133895972 gene encoding cocosin 1-like: MRALKMPLLPLSLCLCLLLLRAASGSSEQSRCGRLDRPLRALEPNRRVDSEAGSTELYDERDGQLSCAGVSAARIRIQRNGLLLPSYSNSPRLVYIIQGRGNVGIVIPGCPETYQQTMQEQEPEQEGDDERQRRSERGRRSEESEGEEESEGEEGSRRGFEKYSIRDEHQRITTVRQGDVVAIPAGSPFWVHNDGDATLVAIAVYDVSNNANQLDPTFRRFRLAGGQTSSEGRRQQRYGEGESSESESEQERGNESYNILSGFDTELLAESISVSRETAQKLQGRDDKRGNIVRVRRGGLRLLRPTTEETKGMDSGNGLDEALCSMKLRENIADPMKADLYTPNGGRITLLNSQKLPVLKLIKMSANRGVMRRDAILAPHWNINAHALVYATSGRARLQIVSNEGRRVFDGELRRGQLVVVPQSFAVLARAGAEGFAWVSFQTSENAMNAAIVGKTSALRGMPADVLANAFGVSREEARRIKFGRGQEMTIFSPMSGGGRSTRPHGFGDILAAAA; encoded by the exons ATGCGGGCCCTCAAGATGCCACTGCTCCCGCTCTCCCTCTGCCTCTGTCTCCTTCTCCTGCGCGCCGCGTCCGGCTCCAGCGAGCAGAGCAGGTGCGGCCGCCTCGACCGCCCGCTCCGCGCGCTCGAGCCGAACCGCCGGGTGGATTCCGAGGCCGGCAGCACCGAGCTCTATGACGAGCGCGATGGCCAGCTCTCCTGCGCGGGCGTCTCCGCTGCGCGCATCCGCATCCAGCGCAACGGCCTCCTCCTGCCCTCCTACTCCAACTCCCCGCGCCTCGTGTACATCATCCAGGGACGCGGCAACGTCGGCATCGTCATCCCGGGGTGCCCCGAGACGTACCAGCAGACCATGCAGGAGCAGGAGCCGGAGCAGGAAGGAGATGACGAGCGACAGCGACGCAGTGAGCGCGGCCGGCGCAGTGAGGAGagcgagggggaggaggagtcGGAGGGCGAGGAGGGGAGCCGCCGTGGCTTCGAGAAGTACTCCATCCGCGACGAGCACCAGAGGATCACCACCGTCCGCCAGGGCGACGTCGTGGCCATCCCCGCTGGCTCGCCGTTCTGGGTCCACAACGACGGCGACGCCACGCTCGTCGCCATCGCCGTCTACGACGTCAGCAACAACGCCAACCAGCTCGACCCAACCTTCAGG CGTTTCCGGCTAGCCGGCGGGCAGACGAGCAGCGaggggcggcggcagcagcggtACGGTGAGGGCGagtcatcggagtcggagtcagagCAGGAGCGCGGCAACGAGTCGTACAACATCTTGAGCGGCTTCGACACCGAGCTGCTCGCCGAGTCCATCAGTGTGAGCCGCGAGACCGCGCAGAAGCTGCAGGGCCGCGACGACAAGCGCGGCAACATCGTGCGGGTCCGCCGCGGCGGCCTGCGCCTGCTGCGCCCGACGACGGAGGAGACGAAGGGCATGGACTCTGGGAACGGGCTCGACGAGGCGCTGTGCTCGATGAAGCTCCGCGAGAACATCGCCGACCCGATGAAGGCCGACCTCTACACTCCCAACGGCGGCCGCATCACCTTACTCAACAGCCAGAAGCTCCCCGTCCTCAAGCTCATCAAGATGAGCGCCAACCGCGGCGTCATGCGCCGG GACGCGATATTGGCGCCGCACTGGAACATCAACGCACACGCGCTGGTGTACGCGACGAGCGGTCGCGCGCGGCTGCAGATCGTGAGCAACGAGGGGCGGCGCGTGTTCGACGGCGAGCTCCGGCGCGGGCAGCTGGTGGTGGTTCCGCAGAGCTTCGCGGTGCTGGCGCGCGCGGGGGCCGAGGGGTTCGCGTGGGTGTCGTTCCAGACGAGCGAGAACGCCATGAACGCGGCCATCGTGGGGAAGACGTCGGCGCTGCGCGGGATGCCGGCGGACGTGCTGGCGAACGCGTTCGGCGTGTCGAGGGAGGAGGCGCGCAGGATCAAGTTCGGCAGGGGCCAGGAGATGACCATCTTCTCGCCCATGTCCGGCGGTGGCCGCTCCACCAGGCCCCACGGCTTCGGCGAcatcctcgccgccgcggcATGA